From a single Coriobacteriaceae bacterium genomic region:
- a CDS encoding uracil-DNA glycosylase, translating into MGVMHIPGHTHQAPREVALEEIEAVLGDCHLCQLYQSRHNIVFGVGNPRARVMFIGEAPGRNEDLQGEPFVGAAGEDLNGILSLAGLKREDVYIANVLKCRPPGNRNPRPEEVLACSPFLREQIRSIWPDIIVTLGNPATHFVLKTEIGITKLRGRFHQMGHFVVMPTFHPAAALRNPAWQELLEEDFKMLGDYLERHPAPEDASE; encoded by the coding sequence ATGGGCGTCATGCACATCCCCGGCCATACCCATCAGGCACCACGTGAGGTCGCACTCGAGGAGATCGAGGCCGTTCTGGGCGATTGTCACCTCTGCCAGCTCTACCAGTCGCGTCACAATATCGTGTTTGGCGTGGGAAACCCCCGCGCTCGCGTGATGTTTATTGGTGAGGCGCCGGGCCGCAATGAGGATTTGCAGGGCGAGCCCTTTGTGGGGGCGGCAGGCGAGGACCTCAACGGCATTTTGTCGCTGGCGGGCCTCAAACGCGAAGACGTCTACATTGCCAACGTGCTTAAGTGCCGCCCGCCGGGAAACCGCAATCCGCGTCCCGAGGAAGTGCTGGCTTGCTCGCCGTTTTTGCGTGAGCAGATTCGAAGCATCTGGCCCGATATTATCGTGACGCTCGGCAACCCCGCGACGCACTTTGTGCTTAAGACCGAGATTGGCATTACTAAGCTGCGCGGCAGGTTCCACCAGATGGGGCATTTTGTAGTAATGCCCACGTTCCATCCGGCAGCAGCGCTGCGCAATCCGGCGTGGCAGGAGCTGCTGGAGGAAGACTTTAAGATGCTGGGCGACTATCTGGAGCGACATCCCGCACCAGAGGACGCCTCGGAATAA
- the acpS gene encoding holo-ACP synthase: MAEAGIGVDIVEISRMKSILEKTPSFARRVFTEEERAYCDVSSRPAAHYASRFASREAVLKALGTGFSQGVGRKDVSVTRDKLGKPKALLSGRALEIAHELGVVEVALSITLTGDLAVANAIAITEDARPKPKDEKVSTKKRVAQTFKEARSVLDELEQLQNSALTEHLSDASQDTLGA, from the coding sequence ATGGCTGAAGCTGGTATCGGCGTTGATATCGTCGAGATTTCCCGGATGAAATCAATTCTTGAAAAGACGCCGTCGTTTGCTCGGCGTGTGTTTACCGAAGAAGAGCGTGCGTATTGCGATGTATCATCGCGTCCCGCTGCTCACTATGCGAGCCGCTTTGCTTCGCGCGAGGCGGTGCTTAAAGCTCTCGGCACGGGTTTTAGTCAAGGCGTGGGTCGCAAGGATGTTTCGGTAACGCGTGATAAACTCGGCAAACCGAAGGCGCTGCTTTCGGGCCGTGCACTCGAGATCGCTCATGAGCTGGGTGTTGTTGAGGTCGCTCTTTCCATTACGCTTACAGGAGACTTAGCCGTTGCGAATGCCATCGCGATTACCGAAGATGCTCGGCCTAAGCCAAAAGATGAAAAGGTGAGCACCAAGAAACGCGTAGCGCAGACATTTAAAGAGGCTCGCTCTGTTTTAGATGAGCTTGAGCAGCTGCAGAATTCAGCATTGACGGAGCACCTGAGCGATGCTTCGCAAGATACGCTAGGAGCATAG
- a CDS encoding carbon starvation protein A, whose product MNGVLLMVVAAAVLACGYLGYGRWLANKWGVDKEALTPAKRMKDGNSFSPVSAFTAFSHQFSSICGAGPVTGTIVAMAFGWLPVVLWVLVGGIFFGAVHDFGALYASMKNNGKSLAQLIEKYIGKTGRRLFLLFCWLFCIIVIAAFTDMVCKTFMFTPAVDASGAATGAIDFTKSYAAGCAGTISILFTFVAIAFGWAQKKFNLTGAAEFVTGVVLMVLMFAVGMQFPVYLDKFQWFAVVMVYLVFAGAMPIQMLKTPRDYLTSIMMIVMIACAVLGIVVLGVNGQATITAPAFTGFSSASGMMFPVLFVSVACGALSGFHSLVSSGTSSKQVEKEQDAVKVGYGAMIVESFVGILAIIVAGIMFSDMNTAGTGALNAGVASTPFQIFAAGISRGMQAFGVDGTLATVFMTMNVSALALTSLDAVARIARTSFSEFFAQTNDALAIESKAGYMKVLGNPWFATVVTLLPGLALAFGGYANIWPLFGASNQLLGGMTMITLAVFCKCTGRKGWMLYVPVAFLLCCTFTSLVQSAMGCMTAVQAYGFFGTIPATATTAAVSVAATKGLQLVFAVLLMVLGLIVAVNCLKEFFGKEAGSMPDEEPEWSEMGKAEYGRATAAEAPADAEAAKA is encoded by the coding sequence ATGAACGGAGTTTTGCTCATGGTTGTGGCCGCGGCGGTGCTCGCCTGCGGCTATCTGGGCTACGGCCGCTGGCTGGCCAACAAGTGGGGCGTTGACAAAGAGGCCCTCACGCCGGCCAAGCGCATGAAGGACGGCAACAGCTTCTCGCCCGTCTCCGCCTTCACCGCGTTTTCGCACCAGTTCAGCTCGATCTGCGGTGCTGGTCCTGTCACGGGTACGATCGTCGCCATGGCCTTTGGCTGGCTGCCCGTCGTGCTCTGGGTCCTCGTCGGCGGCATCTTCTTTGGCGCCGTCCACGACTTTGGCGCCCTGTACGCCTCGATGAAGAACAACGGCAAGTCGCTCGCTCAGCTCATCGAGAAGTACATCGGCAAGACCGGCCGTCGCCTGTTCCTGCTGTTCTGCTGGCTGTTCTGCATCATCGTCATCGCCGCCTTCACCGACATGGTCTGCAAGACGTTCATGTTCACCCCGGCCGTTGACGCTTCTGGTGCTGCTACCGGTGCCATCGACTTCACCAAGTCCTATGCCGCCGGCTGCGCTGGTACCATCTCCATCCTGTTCACCTTCGTCGCTATCGCCTTTGGTTGGGCCCAGAAGAAGTTCAACCTCACCGGCGCTGCCGAGTTTGTCACTGGCGTGGTGCTCATGGTTCTCATGTTTGCCGTCGGCATGCAGTTCCCGGTCTACCTGGACAAGTTCCAGTGGTTCGCCGTTGTCATGGTCTACCTGGTCTTTGCTGGCGCCATGCCCATCCAGATGCTCAAGACCCCTCGCGACTACCTCACTTCCATCATGATGATCGTCATGATCGCCTGCGCTGTCCTCGGTATCGTCGTCCTGGGTGTTAACGGCCAGGCCACCATCACCGCTCCGGCCTTTACCGGCTTCTCCAGCGCTTCTGGCATGATGTTCCCGGTCCTGTTTGTTTCCGTTGCCTGCGGTGCCCTCTCCGGCTTCCACAGCCTCGTTTCTTCTGGTACCTCCTCCAAGCAGGTCGAGAAGGAGCAGGACGCCGTCAAGGTCGGTTATGGCGCCATGATCGTCGAGTCCTTCGTCGGCATCCTTGCCATCATCGTCGCCGGCATCATGTTCTCCGATATGAACACCGCCGGCACCGGTGCCCTCAACGCCGGCGTCGCTTCCACCCCGTTCCAGATCTTCGCCGCTGGCATCTCCCGCGGTATGCAGGCCTTCGGTGTTGACGGCACGCTCGCTACCGTCTTCATGACCATGAACGTCTCCGCTCTGGCCCTGACCTCGCTCGATGCCGTCGCCCGCATCGCCCGCACCTCGTTCTCCGAGTTCTTTGCCCAGACCAACGACGCCCTGGCCATCGAGTCCAAGGCCGGCTACATGAAGGTTCTCGGCAACCCCTGGTTCGCCACGGTCGTCACCCTGCTTCCCGGTCTCGCCCTCGCCTTTGGCGGCTATGCCAACATCTGGCCGCTCTTTGGTGCTTCCAACCAGCTGCTCGGCGGCATGACCATGATCACCCTCGCCGTGTTCTGCAAGTGCACCGGCCGCAAGGGCTGGATGCTCTACGTGCCCGTCGCCTTCCTGCTCTGCTGCACCTTCACCTCGCTGGTCCAGAGCGCCATGGGCTGCATGACCGCTGTCCAGGCTTACGGCTTCTTCGGCACCATCCCGGCTACCGCCACCACGGCCGCCGTCTCCGTCGCCGCCACCAAGGGCTTGCAGCTCGTTTTCGCCGTCCTGCTGATGGTCCTGGGCCTCATCGTCGCCGTCAACTGCCTCAAGGAGTTCTTCGGCAAGGAGGCCGGCTCCATGCCCGACGAGGAGCCCGAGTGGTCCGAGATGGGCAAGGCCGAGTACGGTCGCGCCACTGCCGCTGAAGCTCCTGCCGACGCCGAGGCCGCCAAGGCCTAG
- a CDS encoding NAD(P)H-hydrate dehydratase, producing MKPVLSTEEVVRLEDIIEREGTSKAELMELAGEFAANEVLKLNPDRVLVLVGFGNNGGDGWVAADILSHKGVDVDIVSPVEPDEIPAALARHVARRTAGRDVHVCVGPSRDELEVLIDKADVVVDAIFGTGFHGNLRAPFSIWIPTVNECADCVVSIDVPSGLNAETGVVDDDCIRAEHTVTMIAPKIGLYSADGPEYAGDLICGNLYDRLDEVIDDVDHAAEIVEPGDLVDYFAPLPTNIDKYSRGSVLIVAGSAQYPGAAIMAAKSAARAGAGYVAVAAPDACANLIRIALPSIPVFAIPSDSRGSFGAAARMTVCEIAKKYSCVLCGPGMTTSAGAMQVVSGLLELDVPLILDADALNCLAKIAIDGIDSNPEMYRREQPLVMTPHYRELSRLVAGDEVNDLGTAIAAAQKVVWAAGSDNLVVIAKGPTTAICGVERVLLPLSGPASLATAGSGDVLAGILAGTLATMRDEMDRWELLYSYAVALHSYAGFAAATEYGEKSVIATDLIDLIGPAMELAAKDALEDLGIMDEGSDD from the coding sequence ATGAAACCGGTTTTGAGTACCGAAGAAGTCGTTCGTCTCGAGGATATCATCGAACGCGAAGGGACTTCGAAGGCCGAGCTTATGGAGCTAGCGGGTGAGTTTGCCGCCAACGAGGTCTTGAAGCTCAATCCCGATCGGGTTCTCGTTCTGGTCGGTTTTGGTAATAATGGCGGCGACGGTTGGGTTGCCGCCGATATCCTGAGCCATAAGGGTGTGGACGTCGATATCGTTTCTCCGGTTGAGCCGGATGAGATTCCTGCTGCTCTGGCACGTCATGTTGCTCGTCGTACTGCCGGCCGCGATGTGCACGTTTGCGTCGGCCCCTCGCGTGACGAACTCGAGGTTTTGATCGATAAGGCCGATGTTGTTGTCGATGCCATTTTTGGTACCGGTTTCCATGGGAATCTGCGTGCGCCGTTCTCCATCTGGATTCCTACGGTCAATGAATGCGCCGATTGTGTCGTATCCATTGATGTCCCCTCGGGCCTGAATGCCGAGACGGGCGTTGTTGATGACGACTGCATTCGTGCCGAACATACGGTGACGATGATTGCGCCCAAGATTGGTCTGTATAGCGCTGATGGCCCTGAGTATGCTGGCGATTTGATCTGCGGCAATCTTTACGACCGTCTTGACGAGGTCATCGATGATGTCGACCACGCCGCCGAGATTGTCGAGCCCGGTGACTTAGTTGATTACTTTGCCCCACTACCTACGAATATCGATAAGTATTCCCGTGGCTCTGTGCTTATTGTCGCCGGATCTGCACAATATCCTGGTGCTGCCATTATGGCGGCCAAGTCTGCAGCTCGCGCGGGTGCTGGTTACGTGGCAGTCGCGGCTCCTGACGCCTGCGCTAATCTTATTCGCATTGCACTTCCTTCGATTCCCGTCTTTGCTATTCCGTCTGATTCCCGCGGCTCCTTTGGCGCCGCTGCGCGCATGACGGTGTGCGAGATTGCAAAGAAGTACAGCTGCGTACTGTGCGGTCCCGGTATGACGACGTCTGCCGGCGCTATGCAGGTGGTTTCGGGCTTGCTCGAGCTTGATGTACCGCTTATTTTGGATGCCGATGCACTCAACTGCCTTGCTAAGATTGCCATTGACGGTATTGATAGTAACCCCGAGATGTATCGTCGCGAGCAGCCGTTGGTTATGACACCGCACTATCGTGAGCTTTCGCGTCTGGTTGCCGGTGACGAGGTGAACGACCTTGGTACCGCGATTGCAGCCGCGCAGAAGGTTGTCTGGGCTGCAGGCTCCGACAATCTGGTGGTCATTGCCAAAGGGCCGACGACGGCTATCTGTGGCGTTGAGCGTGTACTGCTGCCGCTCTCGGGTCCGGCTTCTCTGGCAACTGCCGGTTCAGGTGATGTTCTCGCGGGTATTTTGGCCGGCACGCTTGCCACCATGCGCGACGAGATGGATCGTTGGGAGTTGCTGTATTCGTACGCCGTCGCACTTCACAGCTACGCCGGTTTTGCCGCGGCGACGGAGTATGGTGAGAAGAGCGTCATCGCGACCGATCTTATCGACTTGATCGGTCCCGCCATGGAACTGGCGGCAAAGGATGCGCTCGAAGATCTGGGAATCATGGACGAAGGGTCGGATGACTAA
- the alr gene encoding alanine racemase, producing MNKADLTRWSWVEIDRGALRRNTRAYKNLLNPRQRLCCVVKADAYGHGAVECAKIMYSAGADMFAVATVNEGVELRQGGITKPILILSEPPIEAIPTLLEFDIMPSVYTSDFALAYGECAVAAGKVGKYHLAIETGMNRIGVHYTQVLDFVRGINFHRGIQCDGVFTHFATADEPSGWDYKLQCQRFTEAVQAIKDAGFECGIVHCANTPSSMLDPSMHFDMIRAGVGLYGMQPCELSGRVMQLDPVMSVHARVTRVAHPAMGEGVGYGFTYRVPRTRVQICTLPIGYADGLSRTLSNRMDVLYRGERVHQVGNICMDQFMVAIQSNPAHEIPEAEYGDEMIIVGRDGDAEITMDEMARLRGTINYEVACGFGMRLDKVYV from the coding sequence ATGAATAAAGCCGATTTGACGCGCTGGTCCTGGGTCGAGATCGACCGCGGGGCGCTCCGTCGCAACACGAGGGCCTATAAGAACTTGTTGAATCCACGTCAGCGCCTGTGCTGCGTGGTCAAGGCCGATGCTTATGGTCATGGAGCTGTTGAGTGCGCCAAGATCATGTATTCGGCCGGTGCCGACATGTTTGCCGTGGCGACGGTTAACGAGGGCGTTGAGCTCCGACAGGGCGGGATTACGAAACCCATCCTCATCCTAAGCGAGCCGCCTATCGAGGCCATTCCGACGTTGCTCGAGTTTGATATCATGCCCTCGGTCTATACGTCTGACTTTGCTCTTGCGTATGGCGAATGTGCCGTCGCGGCGGGCAAGGTGGGCAAGTATCATCTCGCCATCGAGACGGGTATGAATCGTATCGGCGTACACTACACACAGGTGCTCGACTTTGTCCGCGGTATTAATTTCCATCGCGGTATTCAGTGCGACGGCGTATTTACGCACTTCGCCACGGCCGATGAACCTTCGGGCTGGGACTACAAGCTGCAGTGTCAGCGCTTTACCGAGGCCGTTCAAGCCATTAAGGATGCGGGTTTTGAGTGCGGTATCGTGCACTGCGCCAACACGCCGTCCTCGATGCTCGACCCCTCGATGCATTTTGATATGATTCGCGCCGGCGTTGGCTTGTATGGCATGCAGCCGTGCGAGCTGAGTGGCCGCGTGATGCAGCTTGATCCCGTTATGAGCGTCCATGCGCGCGTGACGCGCGTGGCACACCCTGCGATGGGTGAGGGCGTGGGCTACGGTTTTACCTACCGCGTACCGCGCACGCGCGTTCAGATCTGCACGCTGCCGATCGGTTATGCCGACGGCCTATCGCGTACGCTTTCCAATCGTATGGATGTGCTGTATCGCGGCGAGCGCGTGCATCAGGTTGGCAATATCTGCATGGACCAGTTTATGGTCGCCATTCAGTCCAACCCGGCACACGAGATTCCCGAGGCCGAGTATGGTGACGAGATGATCATTGTCGGCCGCGATGGCGATGCCGAGATCACTATGGACGAGATGGCCCGACTGCGCGGAACGATTAACTACGAGGTCGCCTGCGGCTTTGGCATGCGTCTCGACAAGGTCTACGTGTAG
- the tsaE gene encoding tRNA (adenosine(37)-N6)-threonylcarbamoyltransferase complex ATPase subunit type 1 TsaE, translating into MSLERLGVGTYKTTCAADTEYFGELIAPCLEDGDVLILTGGLGVGKTHFTKGVSRGLGDGHMVTSPTFALMAVHDQGRIPLFHFDLYRLEHAYELEDTGIFDVLGYEGACLLEWGEQFQDELTDEYLSVTLKRDEGDSDVRTITLEAHGDRAMELSHLIDKAVQDELA; encoded by the coding sequence ATGTCCCTGGAGCGCCTGGGGGTAGGTACTTACAAAACGACTTGCGCTGCCGATACGGAGTACTTTGGCGAGCTAATTGCACCGTGCCTTGAGGACGGCGATGTGCTCATCCTGACCGGTGGCCTGGGAGTGGGCAAAACTCACTTTACCAAGGGCGTCTCGCGCGGGCTGGGCGATGGGCATATGGTTACGAGCCCTACGTTTGCGCTCATGGCCGTTCACGATCAAGGTCGTATTCCGCTGTTTCACTTTGATCTATACCGCCTGGAGCATGCCTACGAGCTCGAGGATACGGGCATTTTCGATGTGCTGGGCTATGAGGGTGCTTGCCTGCTGGAATGGGGCGAACAATTCCAGGACGAGCTGACGGATGAGTATCTTTCGGTGACGCTCAAGCGTGATGAGGGCGACAGCGATGTGCGAACGATAACGCTTGAGGCGCACGGTGACCGCGCAATGGAGCTTTCCCATTTGATTGATAAGGCTGTACAAGATGAGCTTGCATAA
- the tsaD gene encoding tRNA (adenosine(37)-N6)-threonylcarbamoyltransferase complex transferase subunit TsaD, with protein MSLHNDNALVVALDTSTDMLACAASWIDGQTGETKLVSGDHMCRRHANVELVNTVDGVLAQAGLDRSDVGYYVVGRGPGSFTGVRIGISTAKGLARGANVPLLGVSTLDACAWTAWKAGVRGKLGILADAMRGEVYPALYMLVDEGPERQFEREHVVKTAVALDEWRQAADWDQVQLTGDGLVRYGKLLGEDETARCVERDLWWPSGEGLLLAHAAGDGDPARVLPIYTRLSDAEENERKRLGLAESAQSEITGVADELAGRHLQFRPMGAADAEGASALEAACFEGAGHEAWTPGMFLSELGEDVAVPRSWWVAHDDGKLLGLAGGMVVDGDVQILDVAVDPVHRREGIARKLLSHVSYDAQMLGCTTASLEVEDGNEGAIALYNALGFTEAGRRRGYYGAGKDAIVMTAPLPLVLPVDNASPEPTAAEQRVWPLPAPGRSEGERAEIERRRLVLAIESSCDETAVAIIDADGNMLANQVSTQIDFHARFGGVVPEIASRKHVEVIVSVVDAALEDAAASLGLEGGAIAPSELAAVGVTQGPGLVGALVVGVAFAKGFAYAAGKPLVCVNHLEGHLFANLLAQPDLKPPFIFTLVSGGHTMLVHVKAWGDYEVLGETLDDAVGEAFDKVAKALGLGYPGGPIISKLAETGNPRAIDFPRALNSRGDYRFSLSGLKTAVTLYIEQETKAGRTIHLPDLAASFEAAVFDVQYKKAKNALHATGCKEYCIGGGVSANPHLREMMIKKLGRQGIRVTVPPLSACTDNAAMIAEVARRKFDRGEISPFDVDADPNMTL; from the coding sequence ATGAGCTTGCATAACGACAACGCGCTGGTGGTGGCGCTCGATACCTCGACCGACATGCTTGCCTGCGCGGCAAGCTGGATTGATGGACAGACGGGCGAGACGAAGCTCGTGAGTGGCGACCACATGTGTCGCCGCCACGCCAACGTTGAGCTCGTGAATACCGTTGATGGCGTGCTGGCTCAAGCCGGTCTGGATCGCAGCGATGTTGGTTACTACGTGGTCGGCCGCGGCCCGGGGTCGTTTACGGGTGTGCGTATCGGCATCTCCACTGCCAAGGGCCTCGCGCGTGGTGCCAATGTTCCGCTGCTGGGCGTGTCGACGCTCGACGCTTGCGCTTGGACGGCGTGGAAGGCTGGCGTGCGCGGCAAGCTTGGTATCTTGGCCGATGCTATGCGCGGTGAGGTATATCCGGCGCTGTATATGCTGGTCGATGAGGGTCCCGAGCGCCAATTTGAGCGCGAACACGTGGTCAAGACCGCCGTGGCGCTCGATGAGTGGCGCCAAGCGGCGGACTGGGACCAGGTTCAGCTGACCGGTGACGGTCTCGTGCGCTATGGCAAGCTGCTGGGTGAGGACGAGACCGCCCGCTGCGTGGAGCGCGACCTGTGGTGGCCTTCGGGCGAGGGCTTGCTGCTCGCGCACGCTGCGGGTGACGGCGATCCGGCTCGCGTCCTGCCGATTTACACGCGCCTTTCGGATGCCGAGGAAAACGAGCGCAAGCGTCTTGGTCTTGCCGAGAGTGCGCAGAGTGAAATTACGGGCGTTGCCGATGAGCTCGCCGGTCGTCATCTGCAGTTCCGTCCCATGGGCGCGGCGGATGCCGAGGGCGCGAGCGCGCTGGAGGCTGCCTGCTTTGAAGGTGCCGGACACGAGGCGTGGACGCCGGGCATGTTCCTGTCCGAACTGGGCGAGGACGTCGCTGTGCCGCGTAGTTGGTGGGTAGCACACGACGACGGCAAGCTGCTGGGCCTTGCCGGCGGTATGGTCGTGGACGGTGATGTGCAGATTCTGGATGTCGCCGTCGACCCGGTACATCGCCGTGAGGGCATTGCCCGCAAACTGCTGTCGCACGTGAGCTATGATGCCCAGATGCTCGGCTGCACCACGGCTTCGCTCGAGGTCGAGGACGGCAACGAGGGAGCGATTGCGCTTTATAACGCTCTGGGCTTTACCGAGGCTGGCCGTCGCCGCGGCTACTATGGTGCCGGCAAGGATGCCATCGTCATGACGGCTCCGCTGCCCCTCGTGCTTCCGGTCGACAATGCTTCGCCCGAGCCGACGGCGGCAGAGCAGCGCGTATGGCCGCTGCCTGCGCCTGGGCGCTCCGAGGGGGAGCGTGCCGAAATTGAGCGCCGCCGCCTAGTGCTCGCTATCGAGAGTTCCTGCGACGAGACGGCCGTGGCGATTATCGATGCGGATGGCAATATGCTGGCCAACCAGGTGTCGACACAGATTGATTTTCATGCCCGCTTTGGCGGCGTGGTGCCCGAGATCGCCTCGCGCAAACACGTTGAGGTGATTGTGAGTGTCGTGGATGCGGCGCTCGAGGATGCCGCAGCATCGCTTGGTCTTGAGGGTGGAGCCATTGCCCCCAGCGAGCTTGCCGCCGTGGGCGTGACACAGGGTCCGGGCCTGGTGGGCGCCCTCGTGGTGGGCGTTGCCTTTGCCAAAGGCTTTGCCTACGCTGCCGGCAAGCCGCTCGTATGCGTCAACCATCTGGAGGGGCACCTGTTTGCCAACCTGTTGGCGCAGCCCGACCTCAAGCCGCCGTTCATCTTCACGCTTGTCTCGGGCGGGCACACCATGCTCGTGCACGTGAAGGCGTGGGGCGACTACGAGGTGCTCGGTGAGACGCTCGACGACGCCGTGGGCGAGGCCTTCGACAAGGTGGCCAAGGCGCTGGGCCTGGGCTATCCCGGTGGCCCCATCATTTCCAAGCTGGCCGAGACAGGCAATCCCCGCGCGATTGATTTCCCCCGTGCGCTCAACAGCAGGGGAGACTATCGTTTCTCGCTTTCGGGCCTTAAAACGGCCGTGACGCTCTACATCGAGCAGGAGACCAAGGCCGGGCGCACGATTCACCTGCCCGATCTGGCAGCTTCGTTTGAGGCAGCTGTCTTTGACGTGCAGTACAAGAAGGCCAAAAACGCATTGCACGCTACCGGATGCAAGGAATACTGCATCGGCGGCGGCGTCTCGGCCAACCCGCATCTGCGCGAGATGATGATCAAGAAGCTTGGGCGTCAGGGGATTCGCGTAACGGTGCCGCCCTTGTCTGCCTGTACCGATAACGCAGCCATGATCGCGGAGGTCGCCCGCCGTAAATTCGACCGAGGTGAAATCTCGCCGTTCGACGTCGACGCCGATCCGAACATGACGCTGTAG